One genomic window of Oncorhynchus clarkii lewisi isolate Uvic-CL-2024 chromosome 5, UVic_Ocla_1.0, whole genome shotgun sequence includes the following:
- the LOC139410131 gene encoding cortexin-1-like, which yields MSDVPTLDYELLLSPGPSLPGPPSSPALVGGDAEQRTAFAFVGLLMLFLVFLLVRCFRILLDPYSRMPSSSWTEHKEGVERGQFDYALV from the coding sequence ATGAGCGATGTCCCCACCCTGGACTATGAGCTGCTGCTGTCCCCTGGGCCCTCCCTCCCTGGGCCCCCCAGCAGCCCTGCTCTGGTGGGGGGCGACGCGGAGCAGAGGACGGCCTTTGCCTTCGTGGGGCTCCTCATGCTCTTCCTTGTCTTCCTGCTGGTGCGCTGCTTCCGCATCCTGCTGGACCCCTACAGCCGCATGCCATCCTCCTCCTGGACCGAACACAAGGAGGGCGTAGAGAGGGGGCAGTTTGACTACGCCCTGGTCTag